The following are encoded together in the Lactuca sativa cultivar Salinas chromosome 1, Lsat_Salinas_v11, whole genome shotgun sequence genome:
- the LOC111876965 gene encoding uncharacterized protein LOC111876965, with the protein MVEENTQLAGNSKLRLPTDQISSLITLSHSIRVFASRWNLIRNKLNEILPILAALPPELQDSVDNPTLSGVIQAVEETTEFTTNLAQKCIDLSYSGKLLMQSDLDIICVKFNNHIKSLSELSPTNGLSPINGDYALVVSRPERTASKDDIKFYVKDLLSRFRIGSNEIKKRALICFNEVIHEDERFVKIAMDVEGFAFVLVELLVSKESRIQEEALKTLDILCGFDSYKCVLVSFGVIAPLIRVLESGTNLSRKLSTSCLMKCTSESDNAWSVSAHGGVTSLLKISGSEYENDGELVSLACGVLKNLVGVSEIKRFMVEEGAIPMFINLVNSTNELSQITAIDFLQSIASKDELVTNLIVKEGGIHVLSQILDPQLSFSSTTREISIMAIMNLCSNSTRSHTLITSGFLDHILYFLNNSDTSVQESSLKAAFWLSGISDDFKKAMGDKEFMQELVKLIGAKSFEVREMASETLSNLVSIPKNRKKFVENDQNVGLIMQSVDQEDGSSSNRKLLLPIIMSLSGCNSGRKKILSSGYLKNIEKLADEQVSDARKIVRNLTSNRFVRMIRGFWR; encoded by the coding sequence ATGGTAGAAGAAAACACCCAACTCGCCGGAAATTCAAAACTCCGGCTACCGACCGACCAAATTTCTTCGTTAATCACCCTTTCTCACTCGATCAGAGTCTTCGCATCCAGATGGAATTTAATAAGGAACAAGCTAAACGAGATTCTCCCCATCCTCGCCGCTCTGCCGCCGGAACTTCAAGATTCAGTCGACAACCCAACTTTATCCGGGGTCATTCAAGCCGTTGAAGAAACAACAGAATTCACCACCAATTTGGCTCAGAAATGTATCGATCTTTCCTACAGCGGGAAACTGTTAATGCAGAGTGATCTTGATATTATCTGTGTGAAATTCAACAACCATATAAAATCGTTATCTGAATTATCTCCCACGAATGGGTTATCCCCAATTAACGGAGATTACGCCTTGGTTGTTTCAAGACCTGAGCGAACAGCTTCGAAAGATGACATCAAATTCTATGTTAAAGATTTGCTATCAAGATTCAGAATTGGGAGCAATGAGATTAAGAAACGAGCCTTGATATGTTTCAATGAAGTCATTCACGAAGATGAGAGGTTTGTGAAGATAGCAATGGATGTTGAAGGGTTTGCTTTTGTTTTAGTTGAGCTTTTGGTTTCAAAAGAATCGAGAATCCAAGAGGAAGCATTGAAAACGTTGGATATACTTTGTGGGTTTGATTCATATAAATGTGTTTTAGTTTCATTCGGAGTTATTGCTCCATTAATCAGAGTTTTAGAAAGCGGAACCAATTTGAGCAGAAAACTGTCCACcagctgtttgatgaaatgcacaAGTGAATCTGATAATGCTTGGTCAGTCTCCGCTCATGGTGGGGTGACTTCATTGTTGAAAATTTCTGGTAGTGAATATGAAAACGATGGTGAATTGGTAAGTTTAGCTTGTGGTGTTCTTAAAAATCTTGTTGGAGTTTCTGAAATCAAACGTTTTATGGTTGAAGAAGGTGCAATCCCAATGTTTATCAACCTTGTTAACTCCACAAACGAACTTTCCCAAATCACTGCTATTGATTTCCTCCAATCAATCGCCTCAAAGGACGAATTAGTAACCAATTTGATCGTTAAAGAAGGTGGGATTCATGTTCTTTCTCAAATCTTGGATCCACAATTATCATTTTCATCAACAACCCGAGAGATATCAATAATGGCAATCATGAATTTATGTTCAAATTCAACAAGATCACACACTTTAATAACTTCGGGTTTCTTGGATCACATACTCTATTTTCTTAACAATAGCGACACTTCCGTTCAAGAATCGTCACTAAAAGCCGCGTTTTGGTTAAGTGGGATTTCGGATGATTTCAAGAAAGCAATGGGAGATAAAGAATTCATGCAAGAACTTGTGAAATTGATTGGTGCAAAGTCGTTTGAGGTTCGAGAAATGGCATCCGAGACATTATCAAATTTGGTTTCGATCCCGAAAAATCGAAAAAAATTTGTGGAAAATGATCAAAATGTGGGATTGATTATGCAATCGGTTGATCAAGAAGATGGGAGTTCAAGTAATCGAAAGCTTTTGCTTCCGATAATCATGTCTTTATCGGGTTGTAATAGTGGTCGAAAGAAAATTTTGAGTTCAGGGTATTTGAAAAATATCGAGAAATTAGCGGATGAACAAGTTTCGGATGCGAGAAAAATCGTTAGAAACTTGACATCGAATAGATTTGTTCGTATGATTAGAGGGTTTTGGAGATGA